The nucleotide window TAGAGAGGACTTTCGGGCTCAGTAACACGGTCAGGGTATCCCCTAGTTTCACCGGCCTGCGGTACACGGCGTGTGACTCCACCATTACAAACCACAGTTCATCACTGACGTTAGGGTACGGTACCCCTACCCTCTCTTTAAAGAACTTCTCGATCGTGTTGGTAAAAAAACGGTAATATGCAGCATAATGTGCTATCCCTTGTGCGTCTGTGTCGTATATCCTCACTACGTCTTCAAACACGTACTCTAAACCGGCCATAATTATTTAGTATAACTGTACCTTAATAGTTTTTCCAGGTGATTAAAGTCAAGGGCAGACCGGCTTGAGGGCTCTCTCCTACACTTACGTCGTTTCCGGTCGTACTTGTCGGAAAAACCGTGCGGATAATTACTAACTTGAGCACTTACCTTAACATATACGTACGGTCTTACGTCAAGACGTCGAGGTTTCAAAGTACATACGTAAAGGTAGATAGTACCATGATGTGTTGAGTAGACAAATGTTAGACTTAAAGTACTATACAAAACCTCAAACTGGTTCCATAATTGCTAAAAATTACTTCTTTCTCTTCATTAATAATATACCTACTACGGCTATAACTGCTACGGCGACTATTATCACGACTATCACAAGAGGAGTTGAAGGGGTTGCTAAGCGCGTAATAGTTGGTGGGGGCACTGGTGAGGTCTTTGATAACGACCTTACCAAGCTAGCGACTATTACAGGGTTAGGGAATGCCACCTCATAGAGTATTATCACAGTCTTTCCAGACGGGTAGGAGTGTACTTTGAGCAAGTAGTACTTGTAGGGATCCACTTTGGTTAAGTAGAGCCCAGGCTCCTTTAGGAACGTGTACAGTGGCGGAACACTCACATTCCCTACGTTTACAGTCCCCCTGATAGTACCGTTACTGTATAAGAAGGCGAGTGAGAAGTTACCGCTCTTGTTTAACAATAACACGTAACTTGCTGGGACGTAGTCCGACACGTTTCCGTCAAGTATGTAGTTTGTCACCCCGCCCTGATAGACATCAGTGATGTTGGAGCCCTTTAATGTAGGGTTGATCACGAGCAGGTATTTCCCGAAGTCATAGACGGTATCGGTCAAAGTGACAGAACAGTTAAGTGTGTGACCGCCCGGGTAAGTCACCTCTTCTACTCGCGACATCACCGGTACCCTAGCGACGAGTGTTAGCCCGGTACCGTTATATTCTCTGACTTCGATTTCATGGGATCCGTGTGTCAAAACGTACAACTTACCGCCTATGTTTAAAAGTTCCCAATTCAGTGTGATATTCATGAGGTTTATCTCCTTATTCACTTCACCGTCCTGTAGGTCTACCCCCACTATCGTAGTGTTGACCCTTGCATTTACGGGCATAACTGGCGGTAAAGGTGTAGTGACGTTCATGAGGTAGAGTTCGTCACCTATAATTGTCGCAAAACCTTCTTGTGCCGGAGACGCAGTTGTAATTGAAAGGGCTAAAACTTCTGCCTCTGACGTAATATAGGGGTTACTCACGTTATATCCCTTACTCCATATAACCTTACCGTCGTAGGAGAAAAGTGTGAAGTTTATGAATACCTTCGGTGGGGGTTCGAAGTAATTTAAATACGACAAGTTCATGGAGGCTATCAGTACACCCTCTTTTAACTGTAGCCAGATTAACGGTATCGAGTTTATTAACGTAATGTTAGTAGTGTTAAGGATAAAAGTATAGTTAAAGTAAAAGTGAGGGAAGACTAATGCAAACTTTGTCAACATCATCGCAGACAAGTTAAAGAGCTGTCCCTGCGGCCCTTTTGCATAGCTCAATAAACCGTCCACACTCTGCGTATTGACGAGCCTCAGGCCCCTGAACACGTATACGTTAGTTTGATAAGCAGGGTGGGACACGGAAGACGTTTCGGAGTCCACTAAGGCGTATAGTTCTCCGCCCTTTACGAACGTATAAGCGAGTATAATACTCTTTACCGTGGACTTATACAGTGATAAGCTTTCCGTCTTGTTCAAGAAGTAAATGCACAATGTGGACGCTTGCTGTTGGTTTGCATATGTAAAATTACTGTAACCAAGTACCAGCACTAAGCCGTGGTCGTATGGTGTCATAGAGTATATCGATACTGAGGGTGAATTTACGGGAAGACTAGAGACCTTCTCGAGCACCGGTGTCGCTTGTGCGGTCACTAGTGTCGGCAGGAAGAGTAGTATAAGAAGTAAGGGGACTGAGTACTTCTTCTTCATTATTATTAATAAGCGGAGGTGTCTTCCTATAAGGTTATTCCTAATACACACTGTCCTGTGATATACCCTTTTAAGCTAAAGTTTTAGATGAGTAGACTGTAATTATGTGCTTTGTGTTCTAGCTGTATTAGCCGGGAAATCCTGTAATATAACTCGAAACACACTCAGGTTAAAAAACTCAGTGCAGTACCTAAGAATAGAGTATCCCCATTTCCCTTTTCACCGACGTTACCAACACAAGTCACTTACAGCACTCTTTCGCGCCTCTGCGCGATCGATAATCGTTTATCCTAAACTCTCCTTTAACTACCATTACACAGTGTTATGTTACGGTAATGGTAAAAATGAACAGCATTTATTCTATTTTGCCTTAGGTAATAATACCAAACTACCGGTAATATTGATAAAGTTTTAGACTCATGTCGGTTTTATTGAAAAATGTGAAGCCTGAAAAGGGCTGGGCACTGCTAAGGGTGAACCGGCTAGCTGGGGAGCTCGCCGGCCTGATGGGCGTGGAAGAGGACTCCTAAGGCCTGTTGAAAACCTTTAGAATGCGTTAAAGTAGGATAACTGCTATTACAGTTATTTGCCTCGAATCTATGGCTTAAAAGGGCCAGTCATAGAGCGGTATGTATTAGGAATAACCTTATAAGAAGTCCTCAATTTACTAGTAAATATGCGTGCAAACATCTATGACTTGAAAAGGAGCCTGATGAGGGTCAGTACCCTCTTCGTCATTATTTTATTCTCCATAATCTCCGCTGCATTTGCAGTGCAGTTCTTTACGCATAACCCCTTTGGGCAGACGCTCTACGGAGGCTACCCTTATCAGGGTGTAAACCTCATAGGTATCGCGACTTCACACTATTACCCCTCTAACTCCACGTTTTTGATTACGGTTTACGGTTACGCGTTTAACAACCAAGGGCAGCCTATAAGCGGTACCGTGGAGGTGAAAGTTTTAGGGCCCAATAACGCCCAGTATGTCAAGTCAATAAGTGTAGACGGGGTATTTAACGCCAGCTTTTGTTTCAAGGTACCACCAGCCCCTTCCAGCCCAGCCCCACCTGGGACACCCATTTACTTTGGCAACCAAATCTCTGGTACCGGCTTCCAGCCCTCTCCTCCCATCATACCGTACCCCTCTTATATCCTGGTCCTCAGTAGCGGGGGAGTAAATCGCATGCAACAGTTCTTTAACACTAACTCTACCTCCCCGGTAATAGCGACGAGTGAGGTCTGTTACACTAGCGCGTCTATTTCAGGGGACAAGTCACTGGCGTTTGTACAAATGGGTAAGGCGATAGCCCTTAGCAACGCTAACGGCGTAGTGAAGGTAGTGTTCTATAACCAGAAAAAGGTACTGGGGGAGCAGACCTTCAGTGTGGTGGCTTATAAGGTAAAGGAGCTAGACATTAACGCGCCTTATAACACCACCGCTGTTAAGGTCTTCTTCGGTAACTCTTCGAAGGTAAGTGGGTATTACCAGTACACCGAGTTAGGGAATAACTTAATGAGTTATTTCTATTCCCTCGTATTCCTACTGTTAGAGATCTTGCTACCGCTCTTTGTGATCTATCTGGGCTACTCTTATTTCGCCGAGCCCAGGGGGAGGGGGTCTTTGGAGTTCATCCTTTCGAGGCCCGTTACTAAGACGGACATTTACGTGAACCGGTACATCGCCAACGTGGTCACTGTAGGGGTCGCCTCGTTCGTCCTAGTCGCGGTGTTCTACTTGGTCGTGTACTTTTACTCCCAATATATGGTGCCCCTTTACGTAATCGTGTTGAACTGGCTGGGGCTGTTCCTCCTATTAACTACGTACTTGTCTATCGTGTACTTTACGGGAGGGCTCTTTAAGTCGAGTAATTACACGATCCTGATAGGAGGTCTGTCGTTCCTAATCGACTCGTTTTTATTCCAGATAATGGGCTTTATGCCTAAATACTATTTCATTAAATATTACGTCCAGTTCGCTTCGGTCAACGAGGCCATAAAGCACTACATCATGTTGCAAGGGGACAGCTTCAGCGTACCCCTCTCGTTATTGGCGTCGCTGTCATGGGTCTTTATACCCTTCCTACTGGGCCTATTGGCGTTCAAGAAGAGGGACATATGAGCGGACGGAGACCTAGAGCCTAACTATTTTTCGTGTTACCTTTTTTAAGCTACCTTTGTGGCCCTTTTTTCTGTCAGGTTGTGCTTTCGTGGACGAATAATACCACGCCAAAGACCGCTGGGTAAGGTGGGGCGTCATATCTCTTTTTCCCTCCGAGT belongs to Stygiolobus caldivivus and includes:
- a CDS encoding ABC transporter permease subunit → MRANIYDLKRSLMRVSTLFVIILFSIISAAFAVQFFTHNPFGQTLYGGYPYQGVNLIGIATSHYYPSNSTFLITVYGYAFNNQGQPISGTVEVKVLGPNNAQYVKSISVDGVFNASFCFKVPPAPSSPAPPGTPIYFGNQISGTGFQPSPPIIPYPSYILVLSSGGVNRMQQFFNTNSTSPVIATSEVCYTSASISGDKSLAFVQMGKAIALSNANGVVKVVFYNQKKVLGEQTFSVVAYKVKELDINAPYNTTAVKVFFGNSSKVSGYYQYTELGNNLMSYFYSLVFLLLEILLPLFVIYLGYSYFAEPRGRGSLEFILSRPVTKTDIYVNRYIANVVTVGVASFVLVAVFYLVVYFYSQYMVPLYVIVLNWLGLFLLLTTYLSIVYFTGGLFKSSNYTILIGGLSFLIDSFLFQIMGFMPKYYFIKYYVQFASVNEAIKHYIMLQGDSFSVPLSLLASLSWVFIPFLLGLLAFKKRDI
- a CDS encoding acyl-CoA thioesterase; this translates as MAGLEYVFEDVVRIYDTDAQGIAHYAAYYRFFTNTIEKFFKERVGVPYPNVSDELWFVMVESHAVYRRPVKLGDTLTVLLSPKVLSNKAMRFDLKILREGEVTTEGYLVQVAINPKAWKSVEIPREIIERVST